In the Candidatus Eisenbacteria bacterium genome, one interval contains:
- a CDS encoding DUF2059 domain-containing protein translates to MKHRSIVWGIVLVVATCGATPSKAPATKQADIRKLMDMVGVSSLALQMAEIWTQSAFQALKAADPGVPERAAEVIQREVRDVMASRIEGPNGFTSQIIPIYDKHFTHQEIKDLMTFYGSPTGKKAIAVLPQVMSESAALGQKWGESMAPEMDQRIRAALRKENLIP, encoded by the coding sequence ATGAAGCATCGATCCATCGTGTGGGGGATCGTTCTGGTCGTCGCGACCTGCGGCGCCACACCTTCCAAGGCTCCCGCTACGAAACAAGCAGACATCCGCAAGCTGATGGACATGGTCGGCGTCTCGAGCCTCGCCCTGCAGATGGCCGAAATCTGGACGCAGTCGGCGTTCCAGGCCCTGAAAGCTGCGGACCCCGGGGTGCCTGAGCGTGCCGCGGAGGTGATTCAACGCGAGGTGCGCGACGTCATGGCGAGCAGGATCGAGGGCCCGAACGGATTCACGAGTCAGATCATCCCCATCTACGACAAGCACTTCACCCATCAGGAGATCAAGGATCTGATGACGTTCTACGGATCGCCCACGGGCAAGAAGGCCATTGCGGTCCTGCCCCAGGTGATGAGCGAGTCCGCGGCGCTGGGTCAGAAGTGGGGGGAGTCCATGGCTCCCGAGATGGACCAGCGGATCAGAGCGGCGCTGCGAAAGGAGAACCTGATCCCTTAG